GAATCAACAGTGTTGAGGTTGTAAGATTCCAGGCTGCGAAAGTGAGAGATGCTCTTTTAGAGGTGAGAGCAAGCACTGCAGATCCAGCTATTAAAATTGAAGCACAAGCCTTAGCAGAAGAGGTGGGATCATACCGGTTCTCTATTTGTACGGTGGTGTGGTATGATATCCTTAGAAAAGTTCAAACTGTGAATAAACTTCTGCATTCGCAATGCATGCATCTGGATGTAGCTGTTGACATTCTCATGAAGGCTGAAACCTCCCTTGTTAGCTACAGACACACTGGGTTTGCTggtgcccagacatctgccaaAGAGATATGTGAGGAGATGAGCGTGGAAGCTGCTCTAAAGCAGAAAAGACTCAGAACTACTAAAAGGCAGTTTTCCTATGAGGCCCCTGATGAACCTATTACCGATGCCTTGAAAAAAATggagttttaatttttcaatgtaGTTGTGGATATGGCCAttgaatctctgagagagagaactggaatgaTGAGTGATGTTGCAAAGAAATTCAGTGTTCTCATAAACTTCTCTGACCTGACATCTAGTGAGCTAGAAAAGCAGGCAAAAGATTTGTGTAATACTCACATCTGGGGATCATTCTGATTTAAATTATGATGAACTGATTGTAGAGATGCAGTCATTTCCAAAACAATGGCCAAAACAAAATGACATTAGACCTTCTTGTTTTTCTGGAGGAGAAAGGCCTGAAAGAGATCTATCCAAACATGTGGGTGGCATTAAGAATTTCTGTCACTACACCTGTGACTGTGGCATCtgcagagagaagcttctctaaacttaagctcattaaaacatatttaatGTCTACTATATAACAGGAGTGCCTGAATGGGCTGgcaataattagtattaatagagAAATATCCAAACAGATTTCGTATGATATGACTATAGATGATTTTGctgcaagaaagtcaagaagtgtcaggttttaaatatgaaaaatcagtgaagaaaacttgtatataatagttttagcataTCCCTCAACATATATGTATTGAGTTCTATGGTTTTAGATTAGCAAGATtacctttttcaatttatcttgggtaggatttgcaataaaaatgtataatggtgttattctattaaaatttacaaaaatagtttgtatacttttgagtctatacttttccttgttgtgtatacatatacatatgtgaagatgatttattaataaagtatgttgttttgttgtggaaCTTGAGATGCTAGTTGTTTTCGAAATTGTTATTATTTCCAGCCTGGAGGGAAGGGGGCCGCCATAATGAGTTCTTGCCTGGGGCGCCTAATGAAATAGAAACGGCCCTGCCAACTCGCacctgtgccttcctctcccTGTACCTCCCGCCTCCTTAAAGGATATAAGGCTCCCTGTtggttacgtatcccacaccccATACTAGCATTCAAATATGTTGGTTTGTTTAAGTTTCTTGGCCCCGAACCAAAACTCtgaagattgttcagtcgaagtagactatggtagttgacattttcctttattattttgcttactttacaagagtttaaggtaatattttgccggtcgactgtaactaaCCTTTGAACTCTACATTGGTACATCGCACCCCTTGTACCTTCATGTTattttcaaaggtaaattacgctttaattacagtcgaccgaataaatattactttaaattcttgttcagcaggtaataTAACAATAgggaaacgtcaactgccatagtctactgtaccgcGGAATGCAGGCTTAGAATTACAGGCCAAAATTTCAGAGGTgttcaaaaaatgaaactgtGATTGGCTAAACGTGTAAGATAGTCATAGTGTACTAGTTTCTCTGCGGATTTTAGTAGTTACatggctcattaaaagtaaacattactgtAGAGGAAACATTTCTCCCAacttaggaaaaattcaaggTAAGAACTTATCactcatttaattccacctcgTTCAATATCTCAtataatgattttaatttttatatagcttttcacatgctctttccatatattttaacacATTTGTACCATGATAGCCTACcattacaagttttattttagtttattaagcCTTTGTTTAGTAAATTAACGCTATGAACCGTAATTGTCAGAGTTGAAAATGTGATTTGCTCTTTTGTAGCTGTATAATATACTGGTCCTGTTGAATCCTACTAGTACTGTGTCGGGAGTAGCATTTGGATATGTGTGGGGGAATTTTCAAATTAAGTATAAAAATGGGTTCTAATATCCCAGTGTTATTTCTACATACGTACTATTGTGATGTTGAGGAATATTAGGTTTTTAACAGATTTTAGTTACATCACACTTGGAAAGTGAGGACTTGTTGATGTAGGTTATGCAAGTATGGTAGTACTGAAGCCTAATTGACCAGGTGAGGATCTGCTGCCCTAGGTTATTGTATGTTAGGCTGTAACATGATTGCAACTGTACTTTCTTGTATCCAGTATTTAAATAACTGGTTCTAAAGGAACTGGCAGAGTTTTTCTTTAACTGCTGTTtaattatttagtgttaaatttcAGAGAATACTATAGACATGTCAATTTAATGgacagtctttttttattttttttattattattattatccgagaAAGACTTGTAGTATTGCAGGCCATAATAGCCAATTGTCCAATGATATTACTAGGCTATTCCTGTGTGGAGAACTAATCTTTTAAAGTCTCATCCCACTCCTCACATCCCCTGCCTTATGGATAACTTATAAGTGACACGGATCTTAAATTTGCCAACGAAAATGTTATGCTATACGTTAAATATACTAAGTGAAGTACTTTGTGTGCTTTGTGCATTAGAATGTTTAAAAAACGTTGAAGTACTGTGACTCTGGCTAAGAGCATATTGATTAGTTTTTTGTTAATTATGATGCTTGTTTTTATGTTCCAATTAATGAATTTTGATAAGTTTCACTGAAGTTGACACCCTGAAAAACATAAGCacattataaaatatatgcaGTATAAAGTGCCCAGTTGTAATTAATTTATATGAATGCATTGTGCTGGTCTTGCCCAGCAGTCACTGTTGAGTGTTTTTGTGCTTGTGTATACATATTGTGAAATGAATGCATTGTGTTGGTGTATTCTACGCTCATGCTGCACATTGCTAGTTTCTTGTCACGAgggttttttttctgtatgaagATTTTTGAGGGGGTGTGGCAAGCAAATggcgattaaaaaaaataaatcggaTATAAAAAAAGTCTGCCTGTTATTCACTGCATTGATGTATGGATTTAATCATCTTTACACTCTCTCAATTGGTTGATCAGAGGATAATTCAAGTTTTTAAGTCTGGATGATTTAATAAAACTGACAGGCACCAAGCAGTCACTCCTCTTCCTGCTTGGTTACCGGAGGCCTCCCATTCACGTTCCTGAAGTAGAATGTTGCATGGCAATCCTCACCAGAGAATTGAATATATATGTGGAATAGTTATTCTCCTACTAACATGgaagttcaattttttttcttctagagTGGACAGTACTGTTCACAACTGCTTTGGCTCTTGGAATTCTGCAGATGAACTCATAGTTCGTCCCCTTCAATTTGATGACAGTGCACAGAAACATTCATCTTTGGGAACACTGTATTCTGAATGTTGTACCCCCTCTAACCATTCAACTAAACcaagtaggaaaaggaaaaatcgtGATTCTCTGACTCAATCCATTCACCTTATCAGAGAAAAGACCAATCATGTACTATATCCAAACTGTAATCCATCCTTA
This portion of the Macrobrachium nipponense isolate FS-2020 chromosome 10, ASM1510439v2, whole genome shotgun sequence genome encodes:
- the LOC135224008 gene encoding uncharacterized protein LOC135224008, whose amino-acid sequence is MAVKFVAVGVSNLENLAKSSSDATSYFGYLQKLFNLFSASTQSWSTPKKHVDTTLKSWADTRWESRINSVEVVRFQAAKVRDALLEVRASTADPAIKIEAQALAEEVGSYRFSICTVVWYDILRKVQTVNKLLHSQCMHLDVAVDILMKAETSLVSYRHTGFAGAQTSAKEICEEMSVEAALKQKRLRTTKRQFSYEAPDEPITDALKKMEF